In Paracoccaceae bacterium Fryx2, a single genomic region encodes these proteins:
- the istA gene encoding IS21 family transposase, translating into MPTGRLNMRRIRDVLRLKLGQGLSERSIAASLGLSKGSVGSYTQRARHAGLTWPLPEGIDDDSLELLLFPAPPTVPDAERLVPDWAEIDRELRRPGVTRMLLWEEYRAAHPGGFAYTWFCTHYEAWKGRVRPTMRQTHVGGEKVFVDFAGDTIDVIDPTTGEARAMKLFVAAMGASNHTYAEAVASEGLEDWILAHIRMFAFLGGVPKAVVPDNLKSAVIKADRFDPGLNRTYAEMAAHYGTAVLPARPRKPRDKAKVEVAVQVAQRWILARLRNHRFFSLAELNVAIRRLLDELNMRVMRGYGASRADLFATLDRPNLQPLPPEPYVFARWKRARVAPDYHVEVDSSWYSVPFALIKQEVDVRTSGQTVEIFHRGQRVASHVRTPGRRSHVTVADHMPSAHRRFAEWTPARMLAQATKTGPAVAAFCEMVMADRPHPEQGFRTCLGVLALVKTYGPERVDAACQRGVTIRARTVTSIRSILKTGLDRAFLEGSEEVAPLQHANIRGGSYYH; encoded by the coding sequence ATGCCGACAGGACGATTGAACATGCGCCGGATACGAGATGTTTTGCGATTGAAGCTTGGGCAAGGCCTGAGCGAGCGGTCCATTGCCGCTTCCCTCGGTCTGAGCAAGGGGAGCGTCGGAAGCTACACCCAACGGGCGCGTCATGCCGGGCTCACGTGGCCCTTGCCGGAGGGGATCGATGACGACAGCCTTGAACTTCTTTTGTTTCCAGCCCCGCCCACGGTGCCGGACGCGGAGCGGCTTGTGCCCGACTGGGCGGAGATTGACCGCGAGTTGCGCCGCCCTGGGGTGACGCGGATGCTGCTCTGGGAAGAATACCGTGCCGCGCACCCCGGGGGTTTTGCCTATACTTGGTTTTGCACGCATTACGAGGCTTGGAAGGGTCGGGTGCGCCCGACGATGCGCCAGACACATGTGGGCGGCGAGAAGGTGTTCGTTGACTTTGCCGGCGACACCATCGACGTGATCGACCCCACGACCGGCGAAGCGCGGGCCATGAAGCTGTTCGTGGCGGCAATGGGGGCATCGAATCACACCTATGCCGAGGCGGTGGCATCGGAGGGGTTGGAAGATTGGATCCTCGCGCATATCCGGATGTTCGCCTTTCTGGGCGGCGTGCCAAAGGCGGTGGTTCCGGACAATCTGAAGTCCGCCGTGATCAAGGCAGACCGGTTTGATCCGGGGCTGAACCGGACCTATGCCGAGATGGCGGCGCATTATGGCACCGCCGTTCTGCCCGCCCGGCCGCGCAAACCCCGGGACAAGGCGAAGGTGGAAGTGGCTGTCCAAGTGGCACAACGCTGGATTCTGGCGCGGCTGCGGAACCACCGGTTCTTCTCATTGGCCGAGTTGAACGTGGCGATCCGGCGGCTGCTGGACGAGTTGAACATGCGCGTGATGCGCGGCTATGGCGCCAGCCGCGCCGATCTGTTTGCCACTTTGGATCGGCCCAATCTTCAGCCCCTACCGCCCGAACCTTATGTCTTCGCCCGCTGGAAGCGCGCCCGCGTGGCACCCGACTATCACGTTGAGGTCGACAGCTCATGGTATTCCGTGCCCTTCGCGCTGATCAAACAAGAGGTCGATGTTCGCACAAGCGGCCAGACGGTCGAGATATTCCATCGTGGTCAGAGGGTTGCGAGCCACGTGCGCACCCCGGGGCGGCGCAGCCATGTCACCGTGGCCGACCATATGCCATCGGCCCATCGTCGCTTTGCCGAATGGACCCCGGCCAGAATGCTGGCGCAGGCAACCAAGACCGGCCCCGCCGTCGCCGCCTTTTGCGAGATGGTGATGGCTGACCGCCCCCATCCTGAACAGGGGTTCCGCACCTGCCTGGGTGTGCTGGCCTTGGTCAAAACCTATGGGCCGGAGCGCGTTGATGCGGCCTGCCAGCGGGGTGTGACCATCCGGGCCCGCACCGTCACCTCCATTCGTTCGATCCTCAAGACCGGCCTCGATCGCGCCTTCCTGGAAGGCTCCGAAGAGGTCGCCCCCCTCCAGCACGCCAACATTCGTGGCGGCAGCTATTACCATTGA
- the istB gene encoding IS21-like element helper ATPase IstB, with product MLTHPTHDRLLALGLTGIASALEEQRRSTAFDALSFEERLGLLVDREAAERDTKKLASRLKFAALRQDASVEDLDLRSPRGLDRSVMAHLADGGWIARHENLLITGPTGLGKSWIACALGHKACRDGRPVLYQRAPRMFEALALARGDGRHERILKTIARMDVLIIDDWGLAVLTAPERRDLLEILEDRHGRASTIVTSQLPVDQWHEAIGDPTLADAILDRLVHNAHRLTLSGESLRRRSAVTKKLDQIVQA from the coding sequence ATGCTGACCCATCCCACCCACGACCGACTGTTGGCGCTCGGCCTGACCGGCATTGCATCGGCGCTCGAAGAACAACGCAGGTCAACCGCCTTCGACGCCCTCTCGTTCGAAGAGCGTCTCGGCCTGCTGGTCGACCGCGAGGCTGCAGAGCGCGACACCAAGAAACTGGCCTCCCGGCTCAAGTTTGCGGCTCTGCGCCAAGATGCCAGCGTCGAGGATCTGGACCTGCGCAGCCCACGTGGTCTTGACCGCAGTGTCATGGCGCATCTTGCCGATGGCGGCTGGATCGCCCGGCACGAGAACCTGCTGATAACCGGGCCGACCGGTTTGGGCAAAAGCTGGATCGCCTGCGCCCTTGGCCACAAGGCGTGCCGGGATGGGCGGCCCGTCCTCTATCAACGTGCGCCGCGCATGTTCGAGGCCCTTGCTCTGGCCCGTGGCGATGGCCGCCATGAACGCATCCTCAAAACCATCGCCCGCATGGATGTGCTGATCATTGACGATTGGGGCCTCGCCGTCCTCACCGCCCCGGAGCGCCGTGACCTGCTGGAAATCCTCGAAGACCGCCACGGCCGCGCTTCCACCATCGTCACAAGCCAACTCCCCGTTGACCAGTGGCACGAAGCCATCGGCGACCCAACGCTCGCAGATGCCATCCTCGACCGCCTCGTTCACAACGCACACCGCCTCACCCTCTCAGGTGAAAGCCTGCGCAGGCGCTCCGCCGTCACAAAAAAGCTTGACCAAATCGTTCAAGCCTGA
- a CDS encoding F0F1 ATP synthase subunit B: MKHLILLAMLAAGPAAAATDGPFASLKNTDFVVLVGFILFLGALVYFKVPEIITRLLDRRAAQIKADLEEARALREEARAILTSYERKQKEVQEQSDRIVANAKDEAMAAARLAKEELKLSIARRMATAEDQLASAEASAVRAVREQAVTVAIAAATELLARQMTPAAASATIDSAIDQVAAKMH; the protein is encoded by the coding sequence ATGAAACATCTTATCCTTCTGGCCATGCTGGCCGCTGGCCCGGCCGCCGCCGCCACCGACGGACCGTTCGCTTCGCTGAAGAACACCGACTTCGTCGTGCTGGTGGGTTTCATCCTGTTCCTCGGGGCTCTGGTCTACTTCAAGGTGCCCGAGATCATCACGCGTCTGCTGGACAGGCGCGCGGCGCAGATCAAGGCCGACCTGGAAGAGGCGCGCGCGCTGCGCGAGGAAGCCCGGGCGATCCTGACCTCTTACGAGCGCAAGCAGAAAGAGGTGCAGGAACAGTCTGACCGCATCGTGGCCAACGCCAAGGACGAGGCGATGGCTGCGGCCCGGCTGGCCAAGGAAGAGCTGAAACTGTCGATTGCCCGCCGCATGGCGACGGCGGAAGATCAGCTGGCCTCGGCCGAAGCCTCGGCCGTTCGGGCGGTGCGCGAACAGGCGGTGACCGTGGCGATTGCGGCGGCGACCGAACTGCTTGCCCGCCAGATGACGCCCGCCGCGGCGTCGGCCACCATCGACAGCGCGATCGACCAGGTCGCGGCCAAGATGCACTAG
- a CDS encoding F0F1 ATP synthase subunit B', giving the protein MATEAVDAAAGAAGHGGGDAAGMPQLDFSTFPNQIFWLLVTLVAIYFVLERVALPRIAAVLAERTGTITNDLAAADDLKKQAVLAEKAYNDALAKARAEAGRIVAEAKADIKKDLDAAMAEADLQISAKAAESETRIAEIRAGALQSVTEVATETAREIVAAFGGKTDTGSVTAAVSARLKG; this is encoded by the coding sequence ATGGCGACCGAAGCTGTTGACGCGGCGGCAGGTGCGGCGGGCCACGGTGGTGGCGATGCCGCGGGCATGCCGCAACTGGATTTCTCGACCTTCCCGAACCAGATATTCTGGCTTCTGGTCACGCTGGTCGCAATCTATTTCGTGCTGGAGCGGGTGGCTCTGCCCCGGATCGCGGCCGTTCTGGCCGAGCGGACCGGCACCATCACCAACGATCTTGCCGCCGCCGACGACCTGAAGAAACAGGCCGTGCTGGCGGAAAAGGCCTACAACGACGCGCTGGCGAAGGCGAGGGCCGAGGCCGGGCGGATCGTGGCGGAAGCCAAGGCCGACATCAAGAAAGACCTCGACGCTGCAATGGCAGAGGCCGATCTGCAGATTTCCGCGAAAGCGGCCGAGTCGGAGACCAGGATTGCCGAAATCCGTGCGGGTGCGCTGCAAAGCGTGACCGAGGTGGCGACCGAGACTGCGCGCGAAATCGTGGCGGCCTTCGGTGGCAAGACCGACACGGGCAGCGTGACTGCGGCGGTTTCCGCCCGGCTGAAGGGGTGA
- a CDS encoding F0F1 ATP synthase subunit C has product MEGDIVQMGAYIGAGLACMGMGGAAIGVGNVAGNFLSGALRNPSAAPGQTAMLFIGIAFAEAFGIFSFLVALLLMFAV; this is encoded by the coding sequence ATGGAAGGCGATATCGTTCAAATGGGTGCCTACATCGGCGCTGGCCTGGCCTGCATGGGCATGGGCGGCGCGGCCATCGGTGTGGGCAACGTGGCGGGGAACTTCCTGTCCGGCGCCCTGCGCAACCCCTCTGCTGCCCCCGGGCAGACCGCCATGCTGTTCATCGGCATCGCGTTTGCCGAAGCCTTCGGGATCTTCTCGTTCCTCGTCGCGCTTCTGCTGATGTTCGCCGTCTGA
- a CDS encoding F0F1 ATP synthase subunit A, translating to MNVATEAESSLQIHPMDQFLIKPLFGSEQIQWYTVTNSTLWMALAVVGIIALLVLGTRGRALIPTRTQSIAELAYGFVYKMIEDVTGHDGVKYFPYIMTLFMFILFSNFLGLIPMSFATTSHFAVTAVLALLVFCTVTVLGFMLHGTKFLKLFWVSSAPAPLRPVLAVIEVISYFVRPLSHSIRLVGNVMAGHAVIKVFAAFAAVTLISPLSILAITAMYGLEVLVSAIQAYVFTILTCVYLRDALHPHH from the coding sequence ATGAACGTGGCGACCGAGGCAGAAAGCAGTCTTCAGATCCACCCGATGGACCAGTTCCTGATCAAGCCGCTGTTCGGCAGCGAGCAGATCCAGTGGTATACCGTCACCAACTCCACCCTGTGGATGGCGCTGGCCGTGGTCGGGATCATTGCGCTTCTGGTGCTGGGCACACGCGGGCGGGCCCTGATCCCGACGCGCACCCAGTCGATCGCCGAACTGGCCTACGGCTTCGTCTACAAGATGATCGAGGACGTGACCGGGCATGACGGGGTTAAGTATTTCCCCTACATCATGACGCTGTTCATGTTCATCCTGTTCTCGAACTTCCTCGGGCTGATCCCGATGTCCTTCGCCACGACTTCGCATTTCGCGGTGACGGCGGTGCTGGCGCTGCTGGTGTTCTGCACCGTGACGGTGCTGGGGTTCATGCTGCACGGGACGAAATTCCTGAAGCTGTTCTGGGTTTCATCGGCGCCTGCGCCGCTGCGTCCGGTTCTGGCGGTGATCGAGGTGATCTCGTATTTCGTGCGCCCGCTCAGCCATTCCATTCGTCTTGTCGGCAACGTCATGGCAGGCCATGCGGTGATCAAGGTGTTCGCGGCCTTTGCGGCCGTCACGCTGATCTCGCCCCTGTCAATCCTTGCCATCACGGCGATGTACGGCCTGGAGGTGCTCGTGTCGGCCATCCAGGCCTACGTGTTCACGATCCTGACCTGCGTCTACCTGCGCGATGCGCTGCATCCGCACCACTGA
- a CDS encoding AtpZ/AtpI family protein, whose amino-acid sequence MADEPDPERLRALEARLAQKIGAGPARRTEAGKAFSQGELAWRMVIELVTGVLLGLAIGYGLDALFGTMPIFLVIFALFGFAAGVRTMMGTARQMAAAQQAQIDAGKPGGTEGK is encoded by the coding sequence ATGGCGGACGAACCCGATCCCGAACGGCTGCGGGCCCTTGAGGCCCGGCTGGCGCAGAAGATCGGGGCCGGTCCGGCGCGGCGCACGGAGGCGGGCAAGGCATTCTCGCAGGGCGAGCTGGCCTGGCGGATGGTGATCGAGCTGGTGACGGGCGTTCTGCTTGGCCTCGCGATCGGATACGGGCTGGACGCGCTGTTCGGCACGATGCCCATCTTCCTGGTGATCTTCGCCCTGTTCGGCTTTGCTGCCGGTGTCAGGACGATGATGGGCACGGCCCGTCAGATGGCGGCGGCGCAGCAAGCGCAGATCGATGCGGGGAAACCCGGCGGAACCGAAGGGAAATGA
- a CDS encoding helix-turn-helix transcriptional regulator yields MIEAVSFRLRSLRDRNGWTVADMAERTGIPKRTLDKYMLRSGASLPGFDALCLLSKGLGVSLDWLVFGSEGASPSVELIVERASHAAGRAVFETILREFYAKNGAIVSGERILNLTPEDWAGAVGDYAKEEAAKMIAEGITYEELLNWRNKKLERVHELFVDMVSELLPDVKLPTNLANTKRGTGN; encoded by the coding sequence ATGATAGAGGCAGTATCTTTTCGTCTGCGGAGCCTTCGGGATCGGAACGGTTGGACGGTCGCAGACATGGCCGAGCGGACCGGCATCCCGAAACGGACTCTCGACAAATATATGCTGCGCAGTGGCGCGAGCCTTCCAGGGTTCGACGCTCTTTGCCTGCTGTCGAAGGGCCTAGGGGTTTCGCTGGATTGGCTGGTATTTGGCTCCGAAGGTGCGAGCCCCAGCGTCGAGTTGATCGTCGAGAGAGCAAGCCATGCGGCGGGCCGTGCCGTCTTTGAGACGATCCTCCGAGAATTTTACGCGAAGAACGGAGCTATAGTTTCTGGTGAGCGGATACTCAACTTGACCCCGGAGGACTGGGCGGGCGCGGTTGGTGACTATGCCAAGGAAGAAGCAGCGAAAATGATTGCCGAAGGCATTACCTACGAAGAACTTCTGAACTGGCGCAACAAGAAGCTTGAACGTGTACATGAGCTGTTCGTTGACATGGTTTCGGAGTTGCTTCCAGACGTGAAACTACCGACGAATCTGGCCAACACGAAACGGGGAACCGGGAACTAA
- a CDS encoding DNA-binding domain-containing protein: MNVLTVGSIVGLPDVPATNRGVRDWLKRLCIPTKQSGQRFTFAFTDLPAPVRLAYIQRECARAGISAGTYDDVAHERFADAPPKMRAAAEQKAAVARLLIAAGKMLSWPEKVSLVASELGEKGASEASLRRVLSDIEGVDPINFAPALLADYRGGRKPTEIPAEAWSYFLTALRDGGEEYPLRKAWCDARDLKLAEGWDWPSWSTVFRRWDALSEVEKLTIRVGREEAARRLAQPAVRDKTSILPLEWVSLDGRTQDFWAVGEDGKVRRHTFLALVDCASNAVLDWEVADAENARSTVRLIRCCATTILAGADNHLGRWG; encoded by the coding sequence ATGAATGTTCTGACCGTCGGTTCGATTGTGGGCTTGCCGGACGTTCCAGCAACCAACCGTGGCGTTCGGGACTGGCTGAAGAGGCTTTGCATTCCGACGAAGCAAAGCGGCCAACGCTTCACCTTCGCCTTCACGGACTTGCCCGCCCCGGTGCGCCTTGCCTATATCCAACGCGAGTGTGCGCGGGCGGGGATCTCGGCGGGCACCTATGATGATGTGGCGCATGAACGGTTCGCGGACGCCCCGCCGAAGATGCGGGCGGCGGCAGAACAGAAGGCGGCCGTGGCGCGGCTGTTGATCGCAGCGGGAAAGATGCTGAGTTGGCCTGAGAAGGTCTCCCTCGTCGCATCGGAGCTTGGCGAAAAGGGGGCTTCAGAGGCGTCCTTGAGGCGGGTTTTAAGCGATATTGAAGGGGTCGATCCGATCAACTTCGCCCCCGCGCTTTTGGCGGATTACCGAGGCGGGCGAAAGCCGACAGAAATCCCGGCCGAGGCGTGGTCTTACTTCCTCACCGCCTTGCGGGATGGCGGCGAAGAGTATCCTCTGCGCAAGGCTTGGTGCGATGCCCGCGACCTGAAACTTGCGGAAGGCTGGGACTGGCCGTCCTGGTCGACCGTCTTCCGCCGCTGGGATGCTCTGTCCGAAGTCGAAAAGCTGACGATCCGTGTGGGGCGGGAAGAGGCCGCGCGGCGTCTGGCGCAGCCTGCAGTGCGCGACAAGACTTCGATCCTACCACTGGAATGGGTGTCTCTCGACGGGCGGACGCAGGACTTCTGGGCCGTGGGCGAAGACGGCAAGGTGCGCCGCCATACCTTTCTGGCGCTGGTGGATTGCGCCTCGAATGCCGTTCTCGATTGGGAGGTGGCAGATGCTGAAAACGCGCGCTCGACGGTGCGGCTAATCCGGTGTTGCGCGACAACCATCTTGGCCGGTGCCGACAACCACCTTGGCCGGTGGGGCTGA
- the istA gene encoding IS21 family transposase, whose translation MAYKPINDQQLRLYMSDLRYHSQRTSAARAGFSERTARRFDADPTLPSNRKIVHGRTVADPLEGFWEGDILPLLERDSALQAVTLLRHLQGLHPLAFPDDRIRRTLERRVRQWRALNGPERDIIFRQTPEPGRMAQSDFTHAEELEVTIAGQLFPHLLYHFVMVYSRWEHVGVVLGGESFTALAENLQQALWSLGGAPQEHRTDSLSAAFRNLTADQRQDITTRYNAFVGHYGMEASRNNRGEAHENGAVESQNRHLKKAIEQALILRGSRDFASIEDYRRFIDILVARRNRQRAAATQVERAHLKPLPRRRTTDFTETVVPVTRTSGFLVKSIFYSAPSQLIGQRLRVHLYDDRLEAFLGSTLVVSHTRARGRGDGHRVHVINYHHVIHALRRKPQALWSSIYRDSLFPRTEYAEAWKVLQRDLPRRDACRRMVDLLFIAHDRACEAELAHLLAAELDAGRVPDPGPLASCLNPRQTALPRDVAVAHPSLDSFDALLGACA comes from the coding sequence TTGGCCTACAAACCCATCAACGACCAGCAATTGAGATTATACATGTCCGACCTCCGATATCACAGTCAGCGCACGTCGGCCGCCCGCGCCGGGTTCAGTGAGCGCACGGCCCGACGGTTCGATGCCGATCCGACGCTGCCCTCGAACCGCAAGATCGTTCACGGGCGCACGGTGGCCGATCCCCTCGAAGGCTTTTGGGAGGGCGACATCCTTCCCTTGCTGGAGAGGGACAGCGCCTTGCAGGCCGTCACCCTGCTGCGCCACCTTCAGGGCCTGCACCCGCTGGCCTTCCCCGATGACCGCATCCGGCGCACCCTGGAACGGCGGGTGCGGCAGTGGCGGGCGTTGAACGGGCCCGAGCGCGACATCATCTTCCGCCAGACGCCGGAGCCGGGCCGCATGGCCCAGTCCGACTTCACTCATGCCGAGGAGCTGGAGGTGACGATCGCGGGCCAGCTATTCCCGCATCTGCTCTACCACTTCGTCATGGTCTACAGCCGGTGGGAGCATGTCGGGGTGGTCCTGGGCGGGGAGAGCTTCACGGCCCTGGCCGAGAACCTGCAGCAGGCGCTCTGGTCGCTCGGCGGGGCACCACAGGAGCATCGCACCGACAGCCTCTCGGCCGCTTTCCGCAACCTGACGGCTGACCAGCGCCAGGATATCACCACGCGCTACAATGCCTTCGTCGGCCATTACGGCATGGAGGCCAGTCGCAACAACCGCGGGGAAGCTCATGAGAACGGCGCGGTGGAGTCCCAGAACCGGCACCTGAAGAAGGCCATCGAACAGGCGCTGATCCTGCGCGGCAGCCGCGACTTCGCCAGCATCGAGGACTACCGCCGCTTCATCGACATTCTGGTGGCACGGCGCAACCGGCAGCGGGCGGCGGCCACGCAGGTGGAACGGGCGCATCTGAAGCCCCTGCCGCGCCGGCGCACCACCGACTTTACAGAGACCGTGGTTCCGGTCACCCGCACCAGCGGCTTTCTGGTCAAGAGCATCTTCTACAGCGCCCCGTCGCAGCTGATCGGGCAGCGCTTGCGGGTCCACCTTTACGACGATCGCCTTGAGGCCTTTCTCGGCAGCACCCTGGTCGTCAGCCATACAAGGGCGCGAGGTCGCGGCGATGGCCATCGCGTGCATGTCATCAACTACCATCACGTCATCCATGCGCTGCGGCGCAAACCGCAAGCCCTGTGGAGTTCGATCTACCGCGACAGCCTGTTCCCGCGAACCGAATACGCTGAGGCCTGGAAGGTGCTGCAGCGCGATCTGCCCCGCCGCGACGCCTGCCGCCGCATGGTCGACCTGCTGTTCATCGCCCACGACCGGGCCTGCGAGGCGGAACTGGCACATCTGCTGGCAGCAGAATTGGACGCGGGCCGGGTGCCCGATCCCGGACCTCTGGCATCCTGCCTGAACCCGCGGCAAACGGCGCTGCCGAGAGATGTTGCCGTCGCCCATCCCTCGCTCGACAGCTTCGATGCCCTTCTGGGAGCCTGCGCATGA
- the istB gene encoding IS21-like element helper ATPase IstB → MTSREIDIHTLPGMLTALRLPSFHKLWTEIATRADAEGWPAARFLAVLAEYELAERDMRRIQRHMNEAQLPAGKTLATFDFKALPTLPRARIEALAAGDWLEGGGNLIAIGNSGTGKTHILCAIGHALIERGHRVFYTRTSDLVQRLQAARRDLVLEAALAKLDKFDLIILDDITYAHKDQAETGVLFELIARRYEYRSIAIAANQPFSGWDQIFPDKAMTVAAIDRLVHHAAILEMNAESFRQRAAASNKEALSRPPTTTIADNKDKGEG, encoded by the coding sequence ATGACCTCCCGCGAGATCGACATCCACACGCTGCCCGGCATGCTGACCGCGCTGCGCCTGCCCAGCTTCCACAAACTCTGGACCGAGATTGCCACCCGCGCCGATGCCGAAGGCTGGCCCGCTGCCCGCTTTCTGGCTGTCCTCGCGGAATACGAGCTGGCCGAACGCGACATGCGCCGCATTCAGCGCCACATGAACGAGGCACAGCTACCGGCTGGCAAGACGCTGGCGACCTTCGACTTCAAGGCGCTGCCAACCCTGCCGCGCGCCCGGATCGAGGCCTTGGCGGCCGGCGACTGGCTGGAGGGTGGCGGCAATCTGATCGCCATCGGCAATTCCGGCACGGGCAAGACGCACATTCTCTGCGCGATAGGCCATGCCCTGATCGAGCGGGGACACCGCGTGTTCTATACCCGCACCAGCGATCTGGTGCAGCGACTTCAGGCCGCCCGCCGCGATCTGGTGCTCGAAGCCGCGCTCGCCAAGCTCGACAAGTTCGACCTGATCATCCTCGACGACATCACCTACGCCCACAAGGATCAGGCCGAAACCGGCGTGCTCTTCGAACTGATCGCCCGGCGCTACGAATACCGCAGCATCGCCATCGCCGCCAACCAGCCCTTCAGCGGCTGGGACCAGATCTTCCCGGACAAGGCGATGACCGTCGCCGCCATCGACCGGCTGGTTCATCACGCAGCGATCCTGGAGATGAATGCCGAAAGCTTCCGCCAGCGCGCGGCCGCCTCCAACAAAGAGGCGCTGAGCAGACCGCCAACGACAACCATCGCCGACAACAAGGACAAAGGAGAAGGCTGA
- a CDS encoding transposase domain-containing protein, producing MTRYIRRACETYGIFDRLYPDNSRSFTGNLVAGGAVHKFRNAPKAMDGVKPLGICHHLGIAIHFATPEHGQSKIAERCFASLSRVIEDRPEFKGAHAGHKPGASPDAGVTPIALEEARRVLAREVNRYNAETGRRGQGMRGRSYRDVFEAGLKLRVRRVATSRQLYLAGLIYTPVAVDRWGRVTVDDCTYGDPDTQDALLKYHDPKSKTRILLGRNPDDFDQPALAYNEAGELICEGILPVKIGAYGSVDGIRTATRNRKAVTIATRRLDEAQAFMDAARFKELTDSIPDPGPLVPAPAGVVEGHFGSTLKPARVMAVDLVHESRKPRPAVPEEYLRNLDAAIAQGQAYRR from the coding sequence TTGACGCGCTACATCCGGCGCGCCTGCGAAACCTATGGGATTTTCGACCGGCTCTATCCGGACAACAGCCGATCCTTCACCGGGAATCTGGTGGCGGGCGGGGCGGTGCACAAGTTCCGCAACGCACCCAAGGCTATGGACGGGGTGAAGCCCTTGGGCATCTGCCACCACCTGGGCATCGCAATCCACTTCGCGACCCCGGAACACGGGCAGTCAAAGATTGCAGAGCGTTGTTTTGCAAGCCTTTCGCGCGTGATTGAAGATCGGCCCGAGTTCAAGGGTGCCCATGCCGGGCATAAGCCCGGCGCAAGCCCGGATGCAGGCGTAACACCCATTGCCCTGGAAGAGGCGCGCCGCGTCCTTGCGCGCGAGGTCAACCGGTACAATGCGGAAACGGGGCGTCGCGGACAGGGGATGCGCGGTCGGTCCTATCGCGACGTGTTCGAAGCGGGATTGAAACTTCGGGTGCGACGGGTCGCGACTTCGCGGCAACTCTATCTGGCAGGGCTGATCTACACGCCGGTGGCGGTGGACCGCTGGGGGCGCGTCACTGTGGACGACTGCACCTATGGTGACCCGGACACGCAGGATGCCCTGCTCAAGTATCACGACCCGAAGAGCAAGACGCGCATCCTGCTTGGGCGCAACCCGGATGACTTCGATCAACCCGCGCTGGCCTACAACGAAGCGGGCGAGTTGATTTGTGAAGGTATTCTGCCGGTGAAGATCGGCGCTTACGGCAGTGTTGATGGCATCCGCACGGCCACCCGGAACCGCAAGGCGGTCACCATCGCGACACGCAGACTGGACGAGGCCCAAGCTTTCATGGACGCCGCCCGGTTCAAGGAACTGACAGACAGCATTCCAGACCCCGGCCCGCTGGTTCCTGCACCCGCAGGCGTTGTTGAGGGGCATTTCGGAAGCACCCTCAAGCCCGCGCGAGTCATGGCCGTTGATCTCGTACATGAGAGCCGCAAGCCGCGTCCGGCGGTGCCGGAAGAGTATCTTAGAAATCTGGACGCGGCGATTGCCCAAGGGCAGGCGTACCGCAGGTAA
- a CDS encoding AAA family ATPase, with amino-acid sequence MAEHLKLINPYSPPETGRFVMTETATDILRTLGHVRNLGGEAIGMIAAAPGMGKTETLLHYLHGAKRTFLFTCVAGEASPFSLAFGLMRSLELGEPNNCRMPAERLRIAEAIGTDGMLLVDEAQNLVQRYPKGGADYVAFEWLRETARDGCFPLVLCGDLKLLDAREYLPQLRSRIRRPVVVRRVPEADVQALAARRSLTDARIIEALYAVARHHGALRDVANVIDHASLFSGGERTELAHVLAAIEDLKLQPKGGK; translated from the coding sequence ATGGCAGAACACTTGAAGCTGATCAATCCCTACTCTCCGCCCGAGACCGGGCGGTTCGTGATGACCGAAACGGCAACGGATATCCTGAGGACCTTGGGGCACGTCCGTAATCTGGGTGGCGAGGCGATAGGAATGATCGCTGCCGCTCCCGGGATGGGCAAAACCGAAACCTTGTTGCACTACCTTCATGGTGCCAAACGGACCTTTCTGTTCACATGCGTGGCGGGTGAGGCGTCCCCTTTTTCCTTGGCGTTCGGCTTGATGCGGAGTCTCGAACTTGGGGAACCGAACAACTGCCGGATGCCCGCCGAGCGGCTGCGCATTGCCGAAGCCATCGGCACCGACGGAATGCTGCTCGTGGACGAAGCCCAGAACCTCGTACAGCGATATCCAAAGGGAGGCGCGGACTACGTCGCGTTCGAATGGCTTCGCGAAACGGCCCGAGATGGATGTTTCCCACTCGTTTTGTGCGGAGACCTGAAGCTTCTCGATGCCCGGGAATACCTGCCCCAGCTCCGCAGCCGGATACGCCGCCCGGTTGTTGTGCGGAGGGTGCCGGAGGCCGATGTTCAGGCACTTGCCGCCCGCCGCAGTTTGACCGATGCGAGGATCATCGAAGCCCTGTACGCCGTCGCGCGGCACCATGGCGCCCTGCGCGATGTGGCGAACGTCATTGACCATGCGAGCTTGTTCTCGGGCGGTGAGCGGACAGAGTTGGCGCATGTATTGGCCGCAATCGAAGACCTGAAACTTCAGCCCAAGGGTGGCAAGTGA